One window of the Pseudomonas sihuiensis genome contains the following:
- a CDS encoding NADPH-dependent FMN reductase has product MLNIALVAGSSRNNSQSGKVARVLRQRLIEMGQTTQDTSSIIDLGLAPLPLWPAEDAGPWSMYQQQLAAADAVVIIAPEWNGMACPAIKNFFIYASKAELAHKPGLLVGVSSGIGGAYPISELRASSYKNCRLCYLPEHLIVRQVEKVLNGPQAVDEADERIRARIDYALDVLVRYAHALQPVRAAISFDNSAFANGM; this is encoded by the coding sequence ATGCTCAATATCGCCTTGGTCGCCGGCTCCAGCCGCAACAACAGCCAATCGGGAAAGGTCGCTCGCGTGCTGCGTCAGCGCCTGATCGAGATGGGGCAAACCACTCAGGACACCAGCAGCATCATCGATCTGGGCCTGGCGCCGCTGCCACTTTGGCCTGCTGAAGATGCCGGCCCCTGGTCCATGTATCAGCAGCAACTGGCCGCCGCCGATGCGGTGGTGATCATCGCGCCGGAGTGGAACGGCATGGCCTGCCCGGCGATCAAGAATTTCTTCATCTACGCCAGCAAGGCCGAACTGGCGCACAAGCCAGGCCTGCTGGTTGGCGTTTCCTCGGGAATTGGTGGCGCCTACCCCATCAGCGAGCTGCGCGCCTCCAGCTACAAGAACTGCCGCCTGTGCTACCTGCCGGAGCACCTGATCGTGCGTCAGGTCGAGAAGGTATTGAACGGTCCGCAGGCGGTGGACGAAGCCGATGAGCGCATCCGCGCCCGCATCGATTACGCGCTCGATGTACTGGTGCGTTACGCCCACGCCCTGCAGCCGGTACGCGCCGCCATCAGCTTCGACAACTCGGCCTTCGCCAACGGTATGTAA
- a CDS encoding Na+/H+ antiporter family protein has translation MNAVIAAVGIMLVLSLCRVHVVVALIIGALAGGLLGGLGVEGTLKAFNQGLGGGATVALSYALLGAFAVAIAKAGLAHALADKALALVGKQQEGAGGALKWLLIGLLLAVAISSQNLLPIHIAFIPLLVPPLLYVLSKLQLDRRLIACVLTFGLITPYMFLPVGFGGIFLNDILLANVAKSGVDVTGISITQAMAIPALGMLFGLLVAVLFSYRGKRVYDLEKVAQAERVDVQYNPLSLLVAGLAIAAAFVVQLWLDSMIIGALVGFVIFSVSGVVRWKEADGLFTEGMKMMAMIGFIMIAAAGFAEVMKTTGEVKTLVDSSAALIGHNKAVGALLMLLVGLLVTMGIGSSFSTIPIIAAIFVPLGVQLGFSPLAIVCIVGTAGALGDAGSPASDSTLGPTSGLNADGQHNHIWDSVVPTFLHYNLPLLAFGWAAAMLL, from the coding sequence ATGAACGCTGTAATCGCTGCGGTCGGCATCATGCTGGTCCTCAGTCTCTGTCGCGTACACGTGGTCGTGGCGCTGATCATTGGTGCGCTGGCCGGTGGGCTGCTGGGTGGGCTGGGCGTCGAGGGCACGCTGAAGGCGTTCAACCAGGGGCTCGGTGGTGGGGCGACCGTTGCCCTGTCTTACGCGCTACTGGGCGCTTTCGCCGTTGCCATTGCCAAGGCGGGCCTGGCCCACGCCCTGGCGGACAAGGCTCTGGCGCTGGTCGGCAAGCAGCAGGAAGGCGCCGGTGGTGCGCTGAAGTGGCTGCTGATCGGGCTGCTGCTGGCGGTGGCGATCTCCTCGCAGAACCTGCTGCCGATTCACATCGCCTTCATTCCGTTGCTGGTACCGCCGCTGCTCTATGTATTGAGCAAGTTGCAACTGGACCGTCGCTTGATCGCCTGCGTGCTGACCTTCGGTCTGATCACGCCGTACATGTTCCTGCCGGTGGGTTTTGGCGGCATCTTCCTCAACGACATCCTGCTGGCCAATGTCGCCAAGTCTGGTGTCGACGTCACGGGCATCAGCATCACCCAGGCCATGGCCATTCCGGCACTGGGCATGCTCTTCGGTCTGCTCGTGGCGGTGCTGTTCAGCTATCGCGGCAAGCGCGTATATGACCTGGAAAAGGTCGCGCAGGCCGAGCGCGTGGACGTGCAGTACAACCCGTTGAGCCTGCTGGTGGCAGGGCTGGCCATCGCCGCGGCGTTCGTCGTGCAGCTGTGGCTGGACTCGATGATCATCGGTGCGCTGGTCGGTTTCGTGATTTTCTCGGTGTCCGGCGTGGTGCGCTGGAAAGAAGCGGACGGCCTGTTTACCGAGGGCATGAAGATGATGGCCATGATCGGCTTCATCATGATCGCCGCTGCAGGTTTCGCCGAGGTGATGAAGACCACCGGTGAGGTCAAGACGCTGGTCGATAGCTCTGCAGCCCTGATTGGCCACAACAAGGCCGTTGGCGCGCTGCTGATGCTGCTGGTCGGGCTGCTGGTGACCATGGGCATTGGCTCTTCCTTCTCGACCATCCCGATCATCGCCGCGATCTTCGTGCCGCTGGGCGTGCAACTGGGTTTCAGCCCGCTGGCCATCGTCTGCATCGTCGGCACGGCCGGTGCCTTGGGTGACGCGGGTTCACCTGCCTCGGACTCGACGCTCGGGCCAACCTCGGGGTTGAACGCCGACGGTCAGCACAACCACATCTGGGACAGCGTGGTACCCACCTTCCTGCACTACAACCTGCCGCTGCTGGCGTTCGGTTGGGCCGCCGCTATGCTGCTGTAA